TCTGCTCGTCGGCGGTGGCGAGCACATCGGCGTGCGCGCCCTCCTCGAGCTGGGTGACGAGCACGCTCGAGCCGTCGGAGACGATCGGCCGCACGTCGATGTCGGGCCGCTCCGCCTCGAACGCCCGGGCGATGTCCTCGAACGCGTCGTGCAGCGAGGCGGCGGCGAACACCGTGACGGGCGCGCGCTCCTCGGCCGCCGGCGCACAGGCCGCCACGAGCGCGAGCGCGAGCATCCCGATCGCTGCCGCCCGCACGCTCCGCACCCGTCGATCCTGGCACGTCTTACGCTGGTGCCATGCCGTTCCCGCCCCTCGTCGAGCCCGTCGCCGCGCTCTCCGACGCGGAACGGGCGCGCACCGCCCGTCACCGCGCGCTCGGCGGCTTCGGCGAGCTCGCGCAGCGCCGCCTCGCCGGGGCCCACGTCGCGCTGGTCGGCGCCGGCGGCCTCGGCTCCCCCGCGATCCTCGCGCTCGCCGCCGCCGGCGTGGGGCGGCTCACGGTGATCGACGACGACGCGGTCGAGCTGTCGAACCTGCAGCGGCAGGTGCTGCATCGCGTGGCCGACGTCGGCACGCCCAAGGCCCTCAGCGCCGCGCGCGCCGCCGCCGAGCTGTCGCCGCAGACCCGCGTCGACGCCGTCCGGGAGCGGCTCCACGCCGGCAACGCGCGCGAGCTGCTGGCCGGAGCCGATCTCGTGCTCGACGGATCGGACACGTTCGACACCCGCGTGGCGGTCGCCGCCGCCTGCGAGGACCTCGGCGCGCCGCTGGTGTGGGGCGTGGTGCAGGAGTTCCACGCGCAGGTGACGGTGTTCTGGTCGCGGCCACCGGCGGGCGCCTCGCCCGTGCGCCTCGGCGACCTGTACCCGTCCGGCAGCGCCGGCGAGGTGCCCACCTGCGCCGAGGTCGGCGTGCTGGGCGCCCTGTGCCTGCAGGTGGGCGCGCTCATGGCGCAGCAGGCGATCGCACTGATCACCGGCGTCGGCGAGCCGCTGCTCGGGCGCCTCGTGCTCCTCGACGGCCTGCGCATGACGCAGCGCGAGGTCCCGCTGCGCGCCTCGGCTGCCGATCGCGGCGCGGGCACCGAGCACCCCGCCGTCGCCGGTCCCCCACCCGCGGCGGGCGAGGAGCCCCGCGCGATCCGGCCGGGCGACCTGCGCGCCGCCCTCGCCACGGCCGACGCTCCCCTGCTCGTCGACGTGCGCGGCGCCGACGAGCGCGCCACCGACCCCGCGCCCGCCCCGTCGCTGCACGTGCCGCTGGACGCCCTGCTCGCCGATCCCGGCGCCGTCGCCACCGCGGCGGCCGGGCGCGACATCGTGACGCTGTGCCGGTCGGGCGTGCGCTCGCGCACGGCCGCCCTCGCCCTGCGCGCCGCGGGCGCTCCGGCGGCGACCCTCGCGGGCGGCATCGACGCGTGGCGCTCCGAGCGCGCGGCCGAGGTGCCCGCGTGAGCCTGCGTTCCGTCGAGGAGCAGCTCGAGGTCGTCCTGGCCGAGGCGGCGCCGCTGCCCACGATGCGCGTGCCCCTCGAGGCCGCCGCGGGCGCCACCCTGGCCGAGGCGGTCCGGGCCCGCGTGGCGATCCCCGTCTTCGACAACTCGGCCATGGACGGCTTCGCGGTGCGCTTCGAGGACGTGCGCGCGGCGTCGCCCGAGACGCCGATCACCCTGCGCGTGGTGGCCGATCTGCCCGCCGGCAGCCCGGACGATCCGCCGCTGGCGGCCGGCGAGGCCGCTCGGATCATGACGGGCGCCGCCGTGCCGACCGCGGCCGACGCGATCGTCCCGTTCGAGGACACCGCCGGCGGCCTCGAGGACTCGCTGCGCTCCGCCGTGGTCACGCGCGCGCCCCGCGCCCGCGGTGCGCACATCCGCCGCCGCGGCGAGGACCTCTTGCCGGACGACATCGTGCTCGAGCCGGGCGTCGCGCTCGGCGGCCTCGCGCTCTCGGCCGCGGCCGCCGCCGGGGTGACGGAGGTGGTCGTGCACCGCCGGCCCCGCGTGATCGTCGTCTCCACCGGCGCCGAGCTCGCCGCGCCCGGCGCCGAGCTGCGCCGCGGCCAGATCCCCGAGTCCAACTCGGTGCTGCTCGCGTCCCTCGCCCGCGAGGCGGGGGCCGAGGTGATCTCCGTCGCCACCGTCGACGACGAGCCGCACTCGCTGCGCGCCGTCCTCGACGGCGCGGCCGACGCCGATGTCGTCCTCACCTCGGGTGGGGTCAGCGCGGGCGCCTACGAGGTGGTGAAGAACGTCCTCGGCGGCCAGATCGCGTTCACGAAGGTCGCGATGCAGCCGGGCAAGCCGCAGGCCTTCGGCCGGCTGTCCTCCGGGGCCCTGGTCTTCGGCCTGCCGGGCAACCCCGTCAGCGCGGCCGTGTCCTTCGAGGTGTTCGTCCGTCCCGCCCTGCTGCGCATGCAGGGCCGCACCGAGATCGCCCGCCCGAGGCTGCGGCTCCCCGCCGCCCGGGCGTGGCCGACGCCGCCGGGCCGCCGGCAGTACCTGCCCGCCGCGGTGGACCGATCCGATCCCTCGCGCTGGACGGTGCGCCCCGCGACGGCCGGCGGGTCCGGATCGCACCTGGCGGGCGGGCTCGGGCGCGCCGAGGCGCTCGCGGTCGTCCCCGCCGATGTCGAGTCCGTCGCGGTCGGCGACCCGGTCGACGTGCTGCTGCTCACCTGACAAGGAGACCCCATGACCTTCACCCACCTCGACGCGGCCGGTCACGCCCGCATGGTCGACGTCACCGAGAAGCAGCCGACGGTGCGGGCGGCCACCGCCCGCGGCCGCGTGCGATGCGCCCCCGAGACCGTCGCGGCCCTGCGCGACGGCGCCGTGCCGAAGGGCGACGTGCTGGCCGTGGCGCGCAT
This genomic interval from Microbacterium sediminis contains the following:
- a CDS encoding ThiF family adenylyltransferase — translated: MPFPPLVEPVAALSDAERARTARHRALGGFGELAQRRLAGAHVALVGAGGLGSPAILALAAAGVGRLTVIDDDAVELSNLQRQVLHRVADVGTPKALSAARAAAELSPQTRVDAVRERLHAGNARELLAGADLVLDGSDTFDTRVAVAAACEDLGAPLVWGVVQEFHAQVTVFWSRPPAGASPVRLGDLYPSGSAGEVPTCAEVGVLGALCLQVGALMAQQAIALITGVGEPLLGRLVLLDGLRMTQREVPLRASAADRGAGTEHPAVAGPPPAAGEEPRAIRPGDLRAALATADAPLLVDVRGADERATDPAPAPSLHVPLDALLADPGAVATAAAGRDIVTLCRSGVRSRTAALALRAAGAPAATLAGGIDAWRSERAAEVPA
- the glp gene encoding gephyrin-like molybdotransferase Glp, with protein sequence MRSVEEQLEVVLAEAAPLPTMRVPLEAAAGATLAEAVRARVAIPVFDNSAMDGFAVRFEDVRAASPETPITLRVVADLPAGSPDDPPLAAGEAARIMTGAAVPTAADAIVPFEDTAGGLEDSLRSAVVTRAPRARGAHIRRRGEDLLPDDIVLEPGVALGGLALSAAAAAGVTEVVVHRRPRVIVVSTGAELAAPGAELRRGQIPESNSVLLASLAREAGAEVISVATVDDEPHSLRAVLDGAADADVVLTSGGVSAGAYEVVKNVLGGQIAFTKVAMQPGKPQAFGRLSSGALVFGLPGNPVSAAVSFEVFVRPALLRMQGRTEIARPRLRLPAARAWPTPPGRRQYLPAAVDRSDPSRWTVRPATAGGSGSHLAGGLGRAEALAVVPADVESVAVGDPVDVLLLT